One Flagellimonas sp. CMM7 genomic region harbors:
- a CDS encoding single-stranded DNA-binding protein — protein sequence MSTIKNHVQLIGNVGIEPTITTLESGKKVARLSLATNENYKDSKGEKQTDTNWHTVVAWGKVAEIIEKYVTNGKEIGVSGKLKTRSYETQDGNQRYVTEVEANEILLMGNK from the coding sequence ATGAGTACTATCAAAAATCATGTACAGTTAATTGGGAATGTTGGTATTGAGCCGACTATTACAACTCTTGAAAGCGGTAAGAAGGTTGCTCGTCTCTCTTTGGCTACCAATGAGAATTATAAAGACAGTAAAGGGGAAAAGCAAACCGACACCAATTGGCATACAGTCGTTGCCTGGGGTAAGGTTGCGGAAATCATCGAAAAATATGTAACCAATGGCAAAGAGATTGGTGTTTCGGGAAAACTCAAAACACGTTCCTATGAAACCCAAGATGGAAACCAACGCTATGTAACCGAAGTAGAAGCTAATGAAATTCTATTGATGGGGAATAAGTAA
- a CDS encoding JAB domain-containing protein, with protein MKGKVNEISISYKERISLSHSPNIKSSMDAAEILYEHWDKSSIELQESFKILLLNNSNKVKGIYELSKGGITGTLVDMRILFATVLKSLSVAIILAHNHPSGKLQASNSDIELTKKIKNAAELFDIKVLDHLIITRDGNYYSFSDNHII; from the coding sequence ATGAAAGGCAAAGTTAACGAAATAAGCATCAGTTATAAAGAACGAATCAGCTTATCCCATTCACCAAATATCAAGAGCTCAATGGATGCTGCAGAAATACTATATGAGCATTGGGATAAAAGTAGTATTGAACTACAGGAAAGCTTCAAGATATTATTATTGAACAATTCCAATAAAGTCAAAGGAATTTATGAACTATCCAAAGGTGGAATAACAGGAACATTGGTGGATATGCGAATCTTGTTCGCTACGGTTTTGAAATCTTTATCCGTAGCTATCATTCTGGCGCACAATCACCCTTCAGGAAAATTACAGGCTAGCAATTCAGATATAGAACTCACAAAAAAAATAAAAAATGCCGCCGAGTTATTTGATATCAAAGTTTTAGACCATTTAATCATAACACGAGATGGAAACTACTATAGCTTTTCCGATAATCATATTATTTAA
- a CDS encoding IS110 family transposase, with translation MNKQDFKFFIGIDLSKRFFDVAIIDNDRTTSYVFENTRKGANAFIRLLKNQKIPLSNTLICMEHTGVYGKILITKLVEKQASFCVEMPIQITKSIGVVRGKSDRVDAKRIAIYASKNHKELELYRPMPEILEKVKILLKIRRKLVNTRADVNKYPNELELFSPELGKLAKRNLKKINKNLNDEINRIEAEIKKLVLSDDKLNKTVGLVTSVTGIGQITALHFTIFTNFFTRYDNPKQLACYSGVVPFEYTSGESIHRKSRVHPMANRTLKKHLHMSALAAINHDPDIRTYFLRKVEEGKNKMLIVNNVRNKLVHRICAVVKRQKPYVKTIS, from the coding sequence ATGAACAAACAAGACTTTAAATTCTTTATCGGTATCGACCTGTCGAAAAGGTTCTTCGACGTGGCCATCATTGATAATGACAGGACTACCTCGTATGTATTCGAAAACACCAGAAAAGGTGCCAATGCCTTTATCAGACTTCTTAAAAACCAAAAGATTCCTCTGTCCAACACGCTTATATGCATGGAACATACGGGTGTCTATGGAAAAATCCTTATTACCAAACTTGTCGAAAAACAAGCCAGCTTTTGTGTGGAAATGCCCATACAGATTACCAAGAGCATAGGTGTTGTCAGAGGTAAGAGCGATAGGGTAGATGCCAAACGTATCGCCATATACGCCTCTAAAAACCATAAAGAGCTTGAGCTTTACAGGCCAATGCCGGAAATACTCGAAAAGGTGAAGATATTGCTCAAGATCAGAAGAAAGCTCGTCAATACCAGAGCGGACGTGAACAAGTACCCCAATGAACTGGAACTGTTCTCTCCTGAGCTTGGAAAGCTTGCCAAACGCAACCTTAAAAAAATTAACAAAAACCTTAATGACGAAATTAACCGTATTGAAGCTGAAATTAAAAAACTGGTGCTTTCTGATGATAAGCTCAATAAGACCGTTGGATTGGTGACTTCCGTTACTGGAATCGGACAAATCACTGCACTTCACTTTACCATATTTACCAACTTCTTTACCCGATATGACAATCCTAAACAACTTGCCTGTTATAGCGGTGTAGTGCCTTTTGAATATACCTCTGGAGAATCTATACACCGGAAGTCCAGAGTCCATCCTATGGCAAACAGGACGCTTAAAAAACACCTGCATATGTCCGCCCTGGCTGCGATTAATCATGACCCTGACATCAGAACCTACTTTTTGCGAAAAGTCGAAGAAGGGAAAAACAAAATGCTCATCGTCAACAACGTCAGGAACAAACTCGTTCATCGAATCTGTGCCGTGGTCAAAAGACAAAAACCTTATGTAAAAACTATTAGTTGA